One window of the Methylocystis parvus OBBP genome contains the following:
- a CDS encoding carbohydrate porin, whose amino-acid sequence MRRLFKFSGLTLAFLLAVHGAAAKERREAARAEESLSLPVQKSLGDLPNGPKAELRRFGIDADIWVTQFFQGVAAGANDGVSRYGGKLDAFLKIDAEKLGLWRGLRVNAQYEHYIGLNINQKDYALVPVSAAQAFVAQDNYHSALSLVVTQQMSNQLSVSVGKFNTMTLAAQTPLIGGGGLDTFMNRAFALPSTGIGVASPGTVADRLIVSPPYILGGIATLKTDVATFTLAFADPRNAANPRVLERPFERGVGVVGGVTVPTQIAGLRGFHTIRGGYSNARGFDLDDIGALRARLASLVGVTRKGFWLASYAVQQYLVQSADNPAAGWGLFALATLSDGNPNPVRWSALAGFAGNNLLPGRVNDQWGVGFFHYGLTAPLLSGLAERGLYRRSEGGIEAFYNWAITPWLRLTGDLQIVEPWTVNRPRATYMALRLQTRF is encoded by the coding sequence GTGAGGCGGCTATTCAAATTTTCCGGATTGACGCTCGCCTTCCTTCTCGCCGTTCATGGCGCGGCGGCGAAGGAGCGGCGCGAAGCCGCGAGGGCCGAGGAGTCGCTCTCGCTTCCTGTACAGAAATCCTTGGGCGATCTGCCGAATGGACCGAAGGCGGAACTGCGCCGCTTCGGGATCGACGCCGACATCTGGGTCACGCAATTCTTCCAGGGCGTCGCCGCCGGCGCGAATGACGGCGTGTCGCGCTATGGCGGCAAGCTCGACGCTTTCCTGAAGATCGACGCCGAGAAGCTCGGCCTCTGGCGGGGGCTGCGCGTCAATGCGCAATATGAGCATTATATCGGCCTGAACATCAATCAGAAGGATTACGCGCTCGTTCCCGTCAGCGCGGCGCAGGCTTTCGTCGCGCAGGACAATTATCACTCGGCGCTTTCGCTCGTCGTCACGCAGCAGATGAGCAATCAGCTTTCCGTAAGCGTCGGCAAGTTCAACACCATGACGCTCGCCGCCCAGACGCCGCTCATCGGCGGCGGCGGACTCGATACTTTCATGAACCGCGCCTTCGCGCTTCCTTCGACCGGAATCGGCGTCGCCTCTCCGGGCACGGTGGCGGACAGGCTCATCGTGTCGCCGCCCTATATTCTGGGCGGCATCGCGACCTTGAAAACCGACGTCGCAACCTTCACCCTCGCTTTCGCGGACCCCCGCAACGCCGCCAATCCGCGCGTGCTCGAGCGGCCCTTCGAGCGCGGCGTCGGCGTCGTCGGCGGCGTGACGGTTCCGACGCAGATCGCGGGGCTGCGCGGCTTCCACACCATCCGCGGCGGCTACAGCAATGCGCGCGGATTCGATCTCGACGACATCGGCGCGTTGCGCGCGCGGCTCGCTTCGCTCGTGGGCGTCACCAGGAAAGGCTTCTGGCTGGCTTCCTACGCGGTCCAGCAATATCTCGTGCAGAGCGCGGACAATCCGGCGGCGGGCTGGGGCCTCTTCGCCCTGGCGACGCTCTCCGACGGCAACCCGAATCCCGTGCGCTGGAGCGCTCTCGCCGGGTTTGCGGGCAATAATCTTCTGCCCGGCCGCGTGAATGACCAATGGGGCGTCGGCTTCTTTCATTATGGGCTGACGGCGCCGCTGCTCTCGGGTCTCGCCGAGCGCGGTCTCTACAGACGCAGCGAAGGCGGGATCGAGGCCTTCTATAATTGGGCGATCACGCCCTGGCTTCGGCTGACGGGCGATCTGCAGATCGTGGAGCCCTGGACCGTCAATCGCCCGCGCGCGACCTATATGGCGCTGCGGCTGCAGACGCGATTCTGA
- the gltA gene encoding citrate synthase, whose protein sequence is MTQAKGSVHIGEKIVDLPIMTGTMGADVIDMRALAAQSGLFSFDPGFMSTASCESKITFLDGAAGVLLHRGYPIDQLAERGDYLEVCYLLLHGELPTAEEKADFDYRVTHHTMVHEQMARFFQGFRRDAHPMSIMVASIGALSAFYHDSTDITDPMQRMIASMRLIAKAPTLAAMAYKYSIGQPFVYPRNDLDYASNFLRMCFAVPAEEYRVNPVFARALDRIFILHADLAQVASTSTVRLAGSSGADPFACVAAGIASLWGPAHGGANEAVLKMLSEIGAPERIPHFIARAKDKGDPFRLMGFGHRIFKNYDPRAKIMQRTAHEVFDQLGVSDPLLDVAHELERVALSDDYFIKRRLFPNVDFYSGLILRAMGFPTAMFPALFAVARTVGWLAQWKEMIEDPNSRMGHPSQLYTGAGPRDYVPIEKR, encoded by the coding sequence ATGACGCAGGCGAAGGGCTCCGTTCACATTGGCGAAAAAATCGTCGATCTCCCAATCATGACGGGAACGATGGGCGCCGACGTCATCGACATGCGCGCGCTCGCGGCGCAATCCGGCTTGTTCAGCTTCGATCCGGGATTCATGTCCACCGCAAGCTGCGAGTCGAAGATCACCTTTCTCGACGGCGCGGCCGGCGTGCTTCTCCATCGCGGCTATCCGATCGACCAGCTCGCCGAGCGCGGCGATTATCTGGAGGTCTGCTATCTCCTTCTCCATGGCGAGCTTCCGACCGCCGAGGAGAAGGCCGATTTCGATTATCGCGTCACCCACCACACGATGGTGCATGAGCAGATGGCGCGGTTTTTCCAGGGCTTCCGCCGCGACGCCCATCCCATGTCGATCATGGTGGCCTCTATCGGCGCATTGTCGGCCTTCTATCACGACTCGACCGACATCACCGATCCCATGCAGCGCATGATCGCGTCGATGCGCCTGATCGCGAAAGCGCCGACGCTCGCCGCCATGGCCTATAAATATTCAATCGGCCAACCCTTCGTCTATCCGCGCAACGATCTCGATTACGCCTCGAACTTCCTGCGCATGTGCTTCGCCGTTCCGGCGGAGGAATATCGCGTCAATCCCGTCTTCGCGCGGGCCTTGGATCGCATTTTCATCCTGCATGCCGATCTCGCCCAGGTCGCTTCGACCTCGACCGTGCGTCTCGCGGGGTCGTCGGGCGCCGATCCCTTCGCCTGCGTCGCGGCGGGCATCGCCTCCCTTTGGGGGCCGGCGCATGGCGGCGCGAATGAGGCGGTGCTCAAAATGCTGTCAGAGATTGGCGCGCCAGAGCGCATTCCGCACTTTATCGCGCGCGCCAAGGACAAGGGCGATCCCTTTCGCCTCATGGGGTTCGGCCACCGCATCTTCAAGAATTACGATCCGCGCGCGAAAATCATGCAGCGCACCGCGCATGAGGTCTTCGACCAGCTCGGCGTCAGCGATCCGCTGCTCGACGTGGCGCACGAGCTGGAGCGCGTCGCCCTGTCGGACGATTATTTCATCAAGCGGCGGCTGTTCCCCAATGTCGATTTCTATTCGGGGCTCATCTTGCGCGCCATGGGCTTCCCGACCGCCATGTTTCCGGCCCTGTTCGCGGTCGCGCGAACGGTCGGATGGCTCGCGCAGTGGAAGGAGATGATCGAGGACCCGAATTCGCGCATGGGCCATCCGAGTCAGCTCTATACCGGCGCGGGGCCGCGCGATTATGTGCCGATCGAGAAACGCTGA